One Natronomonas gomsonensis genomic window, AAGCGGTGCAGCGTGGCGCTTGGAGTCCGCGCCTTCACCGCCGCCTTCGCCACCGTAGAAGTCCACGTCGTCGTCCCGGAAGGCGTCGAACAAGCCGATTGCGTTCGACCCGCCGCCGACGCAGGCGACGCAGGCGTCCGGGAGGCCGCCGATTTGCTCTTTGGCCTGCTCGCGGGCCTCCTTGCCGATGACCGACTGGAACTCCCGGACCATCCGCGGGAACGGGTCCGGACCGACGACGCTGCCGACGAGGTAGTGGGTGTCGTCCATGTTCTCGGCGAAGTCCTCTAAGGCGGCATCGACGGCGTCAGCCAACCCGGACCCGCCGCGGGTGACTTCGTTGACCTCGGCGCCCATCAGTCGCATCCGGAAGACGTTCATCTCCTGACGCTCGACGTCTTTCTTCCCCATGTAAACCTCGGTGTCGAGGTCGAACAGTGCACCGACCATCGCCGTCGCGGTGCCGTGTTGTCCGGCGCCGGTTTCGGCGATGATGCGCTCTTTGCCCGCCTTCTTCGCCAACAGCGCTTGCCCGATGGCGTTGTTGATTTTGTGTGCGCCGCCGTGGAGTAAGTCCTCTCGTTTGAGGTAGATGTCGGCGCCGTAGGCCTCGCTGAGGTTCTCGGCGTGGAACAGCGGCGTCGGCCGACCGGCGTACTGTTCGAGGACGTGCCGGAACTCCGCTTGGAACTCTTCGCTATCGACGATGTCGTCGAACGCACCGGCCAACTGTTCGAGGGGTTCGAGCATTGGTTCGGGAACGTAGCGCCCACCGAACTCGCCGAACTCGTTGTCGTCCGCGTCTGACATGGATAGTGGTACGCACTACCGTACAAAACGGTTGCGAAGTGGACAGCGTTGGGGTCTCGATCGCTACTCGTCGGTCTCCTCGGCGGACGCGTCGTCGCCTCCGGTGTTGTCGACGACGTCGACGCCGGAAACGTGGTCGTCCTCGTCGAGACGCATCACGACGACGCCTTTCGTGTTTCGGCCCACTTCAGAGACCTCGTCGACGTGCGTTCGCATGATTTGGCCGGATTCGCTCATGATGACGAGTCCGTCACCTTCCGAGACGGCGTTGATGGCACAGACGGGGCCGTTTCGCTCGTCGGTTTTGATGTCGATGAGGCCCTTCCCGTAGCGGGACTGCTGGCGGTACTCGCTCAGCGGCGTCCGCTTGCCGTAGCCGTTCCGCGTCACCGTCAGCAGGTCGCGGTCGTCGTCGGGTTCGGCCGCGACGAGTCCGGCGACTTCGTCGTCCTCCTGTAGCTTGATTCCGTTGACGCCGCGGGCGGAGCGGCCCATCGGCCGGGCGTCGGCCTCGTCGAAGCGGATGGTCATTCCGCCCCGGGTCCCGATGAGCAGGTCGCCATTTCCGGCGGTGACTTCCACGTCGACCAACGCGTCGTCGTCTTCCAGTCGGACGGCACGGATGCCGCCGGAGTGGACGTTCTCGAAGTCCGAGACCGCGGTTCGTTTGACGTAGCCGCCGCGAGTCGCCATCGCGAGGTAGCCGTCGTCGATGTCGTCGGTGTTGACGACGGCCGTAATCTCCTCGCCGTCGTCCAAATCGAGGACGTTTACCGCGGAGGTTCCCCGAGCGGTCCGACCCATCTCCGGCAACTCGAACACCTTCAGGCGGTACACCTGCCCCTGATTGGTAAAGCAGAGCAGGTAGTCGTGTGTCGAGGCGGTGAACACCGTCGAGACGCGGTCGCCCTCTTTGGGGCGCGTCCCGATGATGCCCTTCCCGCCGCGGTGTTGGGTGTCGAACTCCGAAAGCATCATCCGCTTGACGTAGTCTTCCTCGGTGACGACGACGACGACTTCCTCCTCGGCGATGAGGTCCTCGCGGGTGACCGACCCCGCGTCCTCGATGATTTCGGTGCGGCGGTCGTCGGCGTACTCGTCTTTGATTTCGCGGAGTTCCCCTTTGATGACTTCGAGCAGTTCCGACTCGTCGCCGAGGATGGTTTCGAGACGCTCTATTTCGGCCTGTACCTCCTCGTACTCGGCTTCGACCTCACCGGCCTCCATCGAGGTGAGCGACCCCAACTGCATCCGGACGATGTGCTCGGCCTGCTCCGTCGACAGTTCGAACTCGGTCTCCAACCCGGCGATTGCGGCGTCGCGGTCGTCGCTGCCGCGGATGAGTTCGACGACATCGTCGACGTTGCCCAAGGCGACGAGACGGCCTTCGAGAATGTGGGCGCGGTCTTCGGCCTCCTCGAGTTCGAACTGCGAGCGCCGGCGGACGACCTCGCGGCGATGCTCGACGAACTGTTCGAGCATCTCCTTGAGGTTCAACACCCGGGGTTGTCCGTCGACCAGCGCCAACGAGATGACCGAGAACGTATTTTCGAGGTGGTGTTCGAGCAGTTGGTTCTTCACCACGTCGACGTTCGCGCCGCGTTTGCAGTCGATGACCACGCGGATTCCGGTCCGGTCGGACTCGTCGCGGATGTCGCTTATCCCCTCTATTTTGCCCTCCTGGACGTCCTCGGCGATGCGCTCGATGCGGCGGGCCTTGTTCTGCTGGTACGGCATCTCGTTGATGACGATGCGGTCGCCGCCGCGGTCGGTGTACTCCACGTCGATGTCCGCACGCACGCGGAGTCGACCCCGCCCCTCCGTGTAGGCGTTCATCAACCCCTCGCGGTTGACGATTTTCGCGCCGGTCGGGAAGTCGGGCCCCTTGACGTACCCCTCGGAGTTCGGGGTATCGATGAGGTCCGACACCGAACAGTCGGGGTTGTCGATGAGGTGGATAGAGGCGTCGATTATCTCGCCGAGGTTGTGCGGCGGGATGTTCGTCGACATCCCAACTGCGATACCCGAGGCACCGTTCACGAGCAGGTTCGGCACCCGCGCGGGCAACACGTCGGGTTCGGTAAGCCGGTCGTCGTAGTTGCTCTCGAAGTCGACGGTGTCCTTCTCTATGTCCGCCAGCAGTTCCTCGGCGATGGGGGCCATCCGGGCCTCCGTGTACCGCATCGCCGCCGGCGGGTCGCCGTCGACCGACCCGAAGTTACCCTGCCCGTCGACCAGCGGATAGCGAAGCGAGAAGTCCTGTGCCATCCGGGCGAGGGCGTCGTAAATCGCGCTGTCGCCGTGGGGGTGGTAGTTACCCATCGTCTCGCCGATAATCGACGAGGACTTGCGGTGGCCGGCGTGGGCGGTGACGCCCATCTCCGACATCGCATACAGGATGCGTCGCTGGACGGGTTTGAGACCGTCGCGCGCGTCGGGCAAGGCACGCCCGACGATGACGCTCATCGCGTAGTCGATGTATGACTGCTCCATCTCGTCTTCGATGCGGACGGGCTCTACTCGGTCTGCGGGTTCGTCCGGAGGTTCGGGTGTCTCTGAACTCATGTGTGAACTGGTGGTGTCTCGTCGTTCGTCCTCAGATGTCGACCCATTCGGCGGCGTCGGCGTGTTCCTTGATGAACTGCTTTCGCGGCTCGACGGCGTCGCCCATCAGCACCGAGAACATCCGGTCGGCCGCGGCGGCGTCCTCGATGGTGACCTGCTTGAGAATGCGGTTCTCGGGGTTCATCGTCGTCTCCCAGAGTTGTTCTGGGTTCATCTCGCCGAGGCCCTTGAACCGCTGGACCTGCGAGGGGTTGCCGTCGCAGACGTCCTCGATGATTTCCTCCCGTTCGTCTTCGGTCATCGCGTCGTAGGTCTCTCCCTTGTACCGAATGCGGTACAGCGGCGGCTGGGAGGCGTAGACGTAGCCGGACTCGATGAGCGGCGTCATGTGCCGATACAGGAACGTCAACAGGAGCGTCCGGATGTGGGCGCCGTCGACGTCGGCGTCCGTCATGATGATTATCTTGTGATAGCGGGCCTCCTCGATGTCGAACTCCTCGCCGATACCCGTCCCGATGGCGGTGATGAGGTTCCGAATCTCGTTGTTTTCGAGGATGCGGTCGAGTCGGTGTTTCTCGACGTTGAGGATTTTGCCTTTAATCGGAAGAATGGCCTGATACTCGGGGTTGCGGCCCTGTTTGGCCGACCCGCCGGCGGAGTCGCCCTCCACGACAAACAGTTCCGAATCTTCGGGGTCACGCGTTTGACAGTCCGCGAGTTTGCCCGGGAGGCTCGTCGACTCCAGTGCCGATTTCCGGCGCGTGAGCTCCTCGGCCTTCTTTGCGGCCTTTCGGGCCTTCGCCGCCTCGACGGCTTTCGAGATGATGGATTCTGCGGTGTCGGGGTGTTCTTCGAGGTACGTCGCCAACTCCTCGTGGACGGCGCTTTCGACGATGCCGCGAACTTCGCTGTTACCGAGTTTGGTCTTCGTTTGTCCCTCGAACTGCGGGTCAGGATGTTTGACCGAGATGACCGCGGTCATCCCTTCCCGGATGTCGTCTCCTTTCAGCGTACCCTCGAGGTCCGACAGCATGCTGTTGGAGGTCGCGTAGTCGTTGATGACGCGAGTGAGAGCCGTCTTGAATCCCGTCAGGTGTGTCCCGCCCTCGCGGGTGTTGATGTTGTTGGCGAAGGCGTGAATCGACCCCTGAACGCCTGCAGTCGCCTGCAGAGCGATTTCGACGTGGATGTCGTCTTCTTCGTCGGAGACGTACACCACGTCCTCGTGGAGCACGTCGCGCGTCTCGTTGAGGTACTCGACGAACTCCTTGATGCCGCCTTCGTACTCGAAGGTGGACTCGACGATTTCTTCGGGGTCCTCGGGGCGTTCGTCCCGAATCGCGATTTCGACTCCGGGATTGAGGAAGGCGAGTTCCCGGAGTCGCGATTCGAGCGTCGAGAAGGTGAACTCGGTCGTCTCGAAGATGTCGTCGTCGGGCCAGAACCGAATCTCGGTGCCCGTCTCCTCGTCGTCGGCCATGTCGCGGACCCGTTCGAGGTCGTCTTCGGGTTCGCCGTGGTCGAAGCGGTGGCGCCAGACGGCGCCGTCGCGTTTGATTTCGACTTCGAGCCACTTCGAGAGGGCGTTGACGACGGAGACGCCGACGCCGTGGAGGCCCCCCGACACCTGATAGGACTTGCTGTCGAACTTTCCACCGGCGTGGAGGACGGTCATGATGACCTCGACGGCCGGCCGGTCGTACTCCTCGTGGGTGTCGACGGGGATGCCGCGACCGTCGTCCCTGACGGACACCGAGCCGTCCTCGTTGATGACCACCTCGATGGAGTCACAGTGGCCAGCGAGTGCCTCGTCGATGGAGTTGTCGACGACCTCGTAGACGAGATGATGGAGACCGCGCGTATCGGTCGACCCGATGTACATGGCCGGGCGCTTCTGGACGGCTTCGAGACCCTCCAGTACCTGAATCTGCCCGGCGCTGTATTCACTATCCTGAGACATCTGGATACCTGTCCGTCCCTAACTCCCCACCGGGTATAAATCCCCCGCACGCGCGGGCGCGAAAGCGCGAGAAGCGGCCCTCTCAGCCGCCCCGTTTCGTCCACTTCGATTCCACGTCCCGGTTGGCGAGAACCGTCGTATCGCCGTTCTCCAGCGTGAATCGACTCTTTCGGAGTTCGATGGCAGCGACGGTTCCCTCGACGCTGCCGACTGATACCCGGTCTCCGACCTCGAAATCGGGGTCCTTGAGGAGGTACACCCCCGCGACTGTGTCCTCTATCATCTCCGAGAGCGCATACGAGATGCCCAACGCGATGAAGCCGACGGCGGTGCCGAGACTCGCCGCGAGGTCGCCCAATCCGACGATTTTCAGAAACGCCAAGCCGACACCGAACCACATGAAGATGCCCACGACGGTGACGAACAGGTCGGCGACGAGCGACTGTCGGTCCGAGTAAACCTGCTCTAAGGACCGCCGAAGGACTGCCAACACGACCCGAATAAGAATGTACGCGAGGGTGATGAATATCAACCCTGAGAGGACCCGTGGAATCGCCGCCTGAACACCCGCTGCGAGTTCGGTGACCGCCCGAGCGACAGTGTTCGTCAGGAACTCCGTGGCCGTTACCATACACTGACGGCGGCCGCCGACAGCAAAAGGGTTCGGCCGCCGGTCGTTCTCCGCGGCGTCAGACAGGCGTCAGCGGGGGCGCCACGCCGTCGGCTTTCACTTTCACTCCGGTAGCGACGAGGTTTTAGGTACCGGGGGATTCATCACAGAACGAATGACCTCGTTTCAGTCGCAACTCGGGGAGGGCGACGGTGACGATCCCGACCCCGACCCCATCGCGGAGGAGCTCGCCCGCAGCCAGCGCTCCATCTCTATCGCCGAGTTCTTCGAGAAGAACAAGCAGATGCTCGGCTTCGACAGCGGGGCGAAGGCGCTCGTCACGGCCATCAAGGAGGCCGTCGACAACGCCTTAGACGCCACCGAGGAGGCCGGCATCCTCCCGGACATATACGTCGAAATCGAGGAGGTCGGCGACTACTACCGCCTCACCATCGAGGACAACGGCCCCGGAATCACCAAAGAGCAGGTGCCGAAGGTCTTCGGGAAACTGCTGTACGGTTCGCGGTTCCACGCACGAGAACAGAGCCGCGGCCAGCAGGGTATCGGTATCTCAGCGGCTGTCCTCTATTCACAACTCACCTCCGGCAAGCCCGCGAAAATCACCTCCAAGACCAACAACGGCAGCGACGCCCAGTACTTCGAGTTGACCATCGACACCGACACGAACGAACCCGAAATCGACGTCGAGGAGGGTGCCAGTTGGGAGCGACCCCACGGGACGCGCATCGAGTTGGAGATGGAGGGCAACATGCGCGCCCGCCAGCAACTCCACGATTACATCAAATACACCGCGGTCGTCAACCCTCACGCGCGAATCGAGTTCCACGAACCGAAGGAGTCGTTCAAGTTCGAGCGGGCGACCGACGACCTGCCGCCGGAGACCGAAGAGATTCGTCCACATCCCCACGGCGTCGAGTTAGGGACGCTTCTGAAGATGCTGGACGCGACGGATTCCTACTCGGTGACGGGGTTCATGCAGGGGGAGTTCACTCGCGTCGGCCAGAAGACGGCAACCAGCGTCGCGGACAACCTCCGGGACCGTCACTTCGGTCGGGAGGCCGCCTGGTCCGCACCGCAGGCCAACGAGGACACCGATATCCGGGCGGCGGTTACCGCTGCCGTCTCGAACAAAGGTGCCGAAGCGACGAAGACACTCGCAACCAACGTTGCCGAAAGCGTCGAGGACGCCGGGCGAGTCGCCCACAGCGAGGTCGTCACGTTGGTCGACGAACACGCCGAGGCGGTCGGCGAAGAGTACGACAAGACGTTCGGGGAGACGGTCCGGGAAAACGCCGTCGAGGCAGCGTGGGGAGAGATAACGTCGAACCGCCGTTCGGACCTGTATGAACTGGTCGATGAGGCGACGACGAGTCGGAAAGACGATGCGGTCGTCGAGGCGATGGCCCGCCGACTGGCCGACAAGTTCGACGACCAGGAGGACCAGCGAAACCGCGTCACGCGTGACGAACTACGGGAGTTCGTCGACCGGGCCGCAGACATGACCATCGAGCGCGACGACGCCAGTTTCGGCGAGACGGCCCGCGAAAACGTCGTCGAAGCGGTCTGGTCACAGTCGGTTCGCGTCCCCGACGAGGTGCCGAACGTCAAATCCGTCGCCGAGGACCGCGACACGGCGGCCCGCCTGCTCGAAGCGATGCGGGAGACGGACATCCTCTCGCCGCCGACGGATTGTCTCGCCCCGATTTCGGAGGAACTCGTCTACGCCGGCCTCGAAAAGGAGTACGAGGCCGATTTCTACGCCTCCGCGACCCGAGACGCCGAGGTCCACGGCGGGGACCCCTTCGTCGTCGAGGCGGGCATCGCCTACGGGGGCGACCTCGACGCCGGCGGGTCAGTCGATGTGCTCCGGTTCGCAAACCGCGTGCCGTTGGTCTACCAGCGCGGCGCCTGTGCCACCGTCGACGTGGTCAAGAACATCAACTGGCGGAACTACGGCCTGGACCAACCCGGCGGGTCGGGAATGCCGAACGGCCCCGCGGTGTTGATGATTCACGTCGCGTCGACGAACGTCCCGTTCACGAGCGAGTCGAAGGACGCCGTCGCCAACATCCCCGAAATCGAAGACGAAATCGAACTCGCCTTGCGCGAGGCCGCCCGCGAGTTGAAGTCGTATCTGAACAAGCGCCGGTCCATGGAGAAACGCCGCCGCAAACAGAACGTCATCGCCGACATCCTGCCGGAGATGGCCGGGAAACTCTCGGAGGTGACCGGCCGCGAACCGCTCGATATCGATGACTCGCTGGCCCGCATCATGAACAACGTCCTCATCGAGCGGAGCGTCGAAGACGGGACGGTCGAACTCACCGTCCACAACCACGGCGACACGAACGTCGCCCCCGAAATCACGGAAATCGTCAGTTCGAACCCCGGCGACCACGACGACGCCACCGTCGTCGAGATGGACGGCGAGTGGTTCCTGAAGTGGTCGCCGACGGTCGCAGCCGGCGACAGCGAGACGCTTGCGTACGACATCGACGGCGACGCCGACTTCGACGTCTCCGTCGAGGGTATCGAAGCCGAGAAACTCACCATCAACGCCTAACATGAGCACAGACACCGACCCCGACGTGAAGGACGAACTCGCCCGCGAGCGACTCATCGACCTCGCGGCGGAGTTCTACGACCAGTTCGCCGAGGGAGACGTTCCCTCGATGCAGATACCGACCCGGACGAAGAGCAACATCGTCTTCGACGAGGACAACGACGTGTGGGTGTACGGCGACCGCCACTCCACGCGGTCGGCCAACAGCGTCCGCGGCGCCCAGAAACTCCTGAAAGCCATCTACACCATCGAGTTCCTCGCCAACCAACTCGACGAGGACCGCTCGTCGACGCTGCGTGAGTTGTACTACCTCTCGGAGTCGTGGGACGAAGAGCGCGCACAGTTCAGCGGCCAAGACGAGTCCAACCAACTCGTCGAGGACCTCGAAATCGTCAGCGGCGTCACCCGCGAGGACTTCCACATGCGACCCGAGGAATCCGGGGCGACAATCATGGGGCCGCTGTATCTCCGCGAGCAGACCCGCCGCGGCGAACGGGAGATTCACTGCCAGAAGGACGTGGGTGAAGGTGGGTATCAGATTCCCAACAACCCCGACACCATCGAGTTCCTCGACAACGACGCCGACTTCGTGCTGT contains:
- the trpB gene encoding tryptophan synthase subunit beta; the encoded protein is MSDADDNEFGEFGGRYVPEPMLEPLEQLAGAFDDIVDSEEFQAEFRHVLEQYAGRPTPLFHAENLSEAYGADIYLKREDLLHGGAHKINNAIGQALLAKKAGKERIIAETGAGQHGTATAMVGALFDLDTEVYMGKKDVERQEMNVFRMRLMGAEVNEVTRGGSGLADAVDAALEDFAENMDDTHYLVGSVVGPDPFPRMVREFQSVIGKEAREQAKEQIGGLPDACVACVGGGSNAIGLFDAFRDDDVDFYGGEGGGEGADSKRHAAPLAAGNEEVIHGMKTRVIDDDVEVHSVSAGLDYPGVGPEHAMFRAVGRCEYRGITDDEALAAFRDLSELEGIIPALETAHAVALAGQLADEGNHDTIVVNLSGRGDKDMQQVAEMLDL
- the gyrA gene encoding DNA gyrase subunit A — translated: MSSETPEPPDEPADRVEPVRIEDEMEQSYIDYAMSVIVGRALPDARDGLKPVQRRILYAMSEMGVTAHAGHRKSSSIIGETMGNYHPHGDSAIYDALARMAQDFSLRYPLVDGQGNFGSVDGDPPAAMRYTEARMAPIAEELLADIEKDTVDFESNYDDRLTEPDVLPARVPNLLVNGASGIAVGMSTNIPPHNLGEIIDASIHLIDNPDCSVSDLIDTPNSEGYVKGPDFPTGAKIVNREGLMNAYTEGRGRLRVRADIDVEYTDRGGDRIVINEMPYQQNKARRIERIAEDVQEGKIEGISDIRDESDRTGIRVVIDCKRGANVDVVKNQLLEHHLENTFSVISLALVDGQPRVLNLKEMLEQFVEHRREVVRRRSQFELEEAEDRAHILEGRLVALGNVDDVVELIRGSDDRDAAIAGLETEFELSTEQAEHIVRMQLGSLTSMEAGEVEAEYEEVQAEIERLETILGDESELLEVIKGELREIKDEYADDRRTEIIEDAGSVTREDLIAEEEVVVVVTEEDYVKRMMLSEFDTQHRGGKGIIGTRPKEGDRVSTVFTASTHDYLLCFTNQGQVYRLKVFELPEMGRTARGTSAVNVLDLDDGEEITAVVNTDDIDDGYLAMATRGGYVKRTAVSDFENVHSGGIRAVRLEDDDALVDVEVTAGNGDLLIGTRGGMTIRFDEADARPMGRSARGVNGIKLQEDDEVAGLVAAEPDDDRDLLTVTRNGYGKRTPLSEYRQQSRYGKGLIDIKTDERNGPVCAINAVSEGDGLVIMSESGQIMRTHVDEVSEVGRNTKGVVVMRLDEDDHVSGVDVVDNTGGDDASAEETDE
- the gyrB gene encoding DNA topoisomerase (ATP-hydrolyzing) subunit B, whose translation is MSQDSEYSAGQIQVLEGLEAVQKRPAMYIGSTDTRGLHHLVYEVVDNSIDEALAGHCDSIEVVINEDGSVSVRDDGRGIPVDTHEEYDRPAVEVIMTVLHAGGKFDSKSYQVSGGLHGVGVSVVNALSKWLEVEIKRDGAVWRHRFDHGEPEDDLERVRDMADDEETGTEIRFWPDDDIFETTEFTFSTLESRLRELAFLNPGVEIAIRDERPEDPEEIVESTFEYEGGIKEFVEYLNETRDVLHEDVVYVSDEEDDIHVEIALQATAGVQGSIHAFANNINTREGGTHLTGFKTALTRVINDYATSNSMLSDLEGTLKGDDIREGMTAVISVKHPDPQFEGQTKTKLGNSEVRGIVESAVHEELATYLEEHPDTAESIISKAVEAAKARKAAKKAEELTRRKSALESTSLPGKLADCQTRDPEDSELFVVEGDSAGGSAKQGRNPEYQAILPIKGKILNVEKHRLDRILENNEIRNLITAIGTGIGEEFDIEEARYHKIIIMTDADVDGAHIRTLLLTFLYRHMTPLIESGYVYASQPPLYRIRYKGETYDAMTEDEREEIIEDVCDGNPSQVQRFKGLGEMNPEQLWETTMNPENRILKQVTIEDAAAADRMFSVLMGDAVEPRKQFIKEHADAAEWVDI
- a CDS encoding mechanosensitive ion channel domain-containing protein; the protein is MVTATEFLTNTVARAVTELAAGVQAAIPRVLSGLIFITLAYILIRVVLAVLRRSLEQVYSDRQSLVADLFVTVVGIFMWFGVGLAFLKIVGLGDLAASLGTAVGFIALGISYALSEMIEDTVAGVYLLKDPDFEVGDRVSVGSVEGTVAAIELRKSRFTLENGDTTVLANRDVESKWTKRGG
- a CDS encoding DNA topoisomerase VI subunit B; this translates as MTSFQSQLGEGDGDDPDPDPIAEELARSQRSISIAEFFEKNKQMLGFDSGAKALVTAIKEAVDNALDATEEAGILPDIYVEIEEVGDYYRLTIEDNGPGITKEQVPKVFGKLLYGSRFHAREQSRGQQGIGISAAVLYSQLTSGKPAKITSKTNNGSDAQYFELTIDTDTNEPEIDVEEGASWERPHGTRIELEMEGNMRARQQLHDYIKYTAVVNPHARIEFHEPKESFKFERATDDLPPETEEIRPHPHGVELGTLLKMLDATDSYSVTGFMQGEFTRVGQKTATSVADNLRDRHFGREAAWSAPQANEDTDIRAAVTAAVSNKGAEATKTLATNVAESVEDAGRVAHSEVVTLVDEHAEAVGEEYDKTFGETVRENAVEAAWGEITSNRRSDLYELVDEATTSRKDDAVVEAMARRLADKFDDQEDQRNRVTRDELREFVDRAADMTIERDDASFGETARENVVEAVWSQSVRVPDEVPNVKSVAEDRDTAARLLEAMRETDILSPPTDCLAPISEELVYAGLEKEYEADFYASATRDAEVHGGDPFVVEAGIAYGGDLDAGGSVDVLRFANRVPLVYQRGACATVDVVKNINWRNYGLDQPGGSGMPNGPAVLMIHVASTNVPFTSESKDAVANIPEIEDEIELALREAARELKSYLNKRRSMEKRRRKQNVIADILPEMAGKLSEVTGREPLDIDDSLARIMNNVLIERSVEDGTVELTVHNHGDTNVAPEITEIVSSNPGDHDDATVVEMDGEWFLKWSPTVAAGDSETLAYDIDGDADFDVSVEGIEAEKLTINA
- a CDS encoding DNA topoisomerase IV subunit A, yielding MSTDTDPDVKDELARERLIDLAAEFYDQFAEGDVPSMQIPTRTKSNIVFDEDNDVWVYGDRHSTRSANSVRGAQKLLKAIYTIEFLANQLDEDRSSTLRELYYLSESWDEERAQFSGQDESNQLVEDLEIVSGVTREDFHMRPEESGATIMGPLYLREQTRRGEREIHCQKDVGEGGYQIPNNPDTIEFLDNDADFVLCVETGGMRDRLVENGFDEEHNVIVVHLKGQPARATRRITKRLHDELDLPVVVFTDGDPWSYRIYGSVAYGSIKSAHLSEYLATPEAEFVGIQPEDIVEYDLPTDPLSDSDINALESELDDPRFQSEYWTEQIELQLDIGKKAEQQALASRGLDFVTDTYLPERLGEMDVL